One genomic segment of Impatiens glandulifera chromosome 6, dImpGla2.1, whole genome shotgun sequence includes these proteins:
- the LOC124942929 gene encoding putative disease resistance protein RGA4, whose translation MADPATLISGLLSNLAPLIKDEFSLFWNFKKDLENLSKTLSAIDAALEDAEIKNVWKKDRQTEGWLRELKDVAYEVRDIMDECTFEDLRLQVKRRNASSSTRKKVTNFITLPLSNTWSRHEIGSKIKDVQEKLEQIYSRRNNLQLREPIHDSKIKEDKFASSWRETMSLSSSRKVYGRDKEKKEIIDILLNNNTSGAAKELSVLPIVGMGGLGKTTLAQMVYNDHEVSKHFDLKFWVCVSDEFDIKVVIKSILEKKGANNETSLEDLQKKVRGELGGKRYLIVLDDIWNENEEAWAKLRSILDCGSNGAFILTTTRKPNVAEIMKTIKSFELQSLSEDDCWLLIKERAFEDGKPKCKYGSNLINISKEIARKCKGVPLVAMTLGSQLRSCDGENEWRRIRDSELWEISENEKDLLPILRLSYYDLPYYLRRCFVFCAIFPKDTVIEKEKLIQLWMAHGLISPVTKQEVEDVGNRIWKELCWRSFFQDEKENKNMFGIVYTTCMMHDLMHDLSQSVMKDECYTIDAKRSSDVLEREVRHVTILVDELEQTSVSSLKKIGGLQSIMFDGEPDYDGNVTKEILSVLKKFLPLRVLEVRHHVKYQDLSHVRRLKHLRYLDISHGEITTLPNSICELFNLQTLILNYCSKLESLPRNIWNLISLRHLYLKNYFDLKYMPRGMGQLKHLKTLSLLVIGKKERDCQLDEIRELNIGGSLKINNLGRVSDASIARGISMAKKSCITILELNWGRYTYDDDANRHEKIGEALEILTERLRILTITYYKGVNPPKWVGKSSPSIGSSSNSNDSEMMIVLFPLLEELTIYMMKNLRELVSPTTIPAFPNLCKLKISYCPKLGALPVPYLKALKDVSVQGKCSDELLYSISNLSTLTHLQLCSMEERSVLFGTGYMALMFDDDGIQLGGGVRSTFQSLQSLIVLFPLLEELTISWMKNLRELVSPTAIPSPGVFPNLCKMKIKNCPKLRALPPHLKAFKDVSVEGECSDELLYSISNLSALTHLELCSMEERSVLFGAGYMALMFDDDEIPSSSSSSSKILGDNNNNNGGGVRSTFQSLQSLFIQKCLNLRGLFDEGMIIKISGCEKQQKHHHLQAGQTERTRGLMNSLTNLYIYGSPELMISVEEFGNLTSLQSLRIRGCPKLVSSEDVIALLRSLRARLGPKNFYVDIELEKEEGEHSRY comes from the coding sequence ATGGCTGATCCAGCAACTCTGATCAGTGGTTTGCTTTCAAATTTGGCACCTCTGATTAAGGATGAATTCTCGTTGTTTTGGAATTTTAAGAAGGATCTTGAAAACCTATCCAAAACGCTATCTGCAATTGATGCCGCACTTGAGGATGCTGAGATAAAGAACGTGTGGAAGAAGGACAGACAAACCGAAGGTTGGTTGCGGGAACTCAAAGATGTGGCATACGAGGTTCGAGACATCATGGATGAGTGCACCTTTGAAGATCTTCGTCTTCAAGTCAAAAGGCGTAATGCCTCCTCTTCAACCCGGAAAAAGGTAACCAACTTTATCACCCTTCCTCTTAGCAACACTTGGTCACGTCATGAAATAGGTTCCAAAATTAAGGATGTCCAAGAGAAACTGGAACAGATTTATTCACGGCGCAACAATTTACAATTGCGTGAACCTATTCATGACTCgaaaataaaagaagacaaGTTTGCTAGTAGTTGGCGTGAAACCATGTCTCTTTCTAGTTCTAGGAAAGTATACGGGAGAGATAAGGAGAAGAAAGAGATTATTGATATTCTACTCAATAATAATACATCTGGTGCTGCTAAAGAACTATCTGTTCTGCCCATTGTTGGGATGGGGGGTCTTGGTAAAACAACACTTGCCCAAATGGTCTACAATGACCATGAAGTTTCTAAACATTTTGATCTCAAATTCTGGGTTTGTGTTTCTGATGAATTTGATATTAAGGTGGTCATCAAATCCATTTTAGAAAAAAAGGGAGCAAATAATGAAACTTCCTTAGAAGACTTGCAGAAAAAAGTTAGAGGTGAATTGGGAGGAAAAAGATATTTGATTGTATTGGATGATATCTGGAACGAAAATGAAGAGGCATGGGCTAAGCTGAGATCTATATTAGATTGTGGATCAAATGGTGCGTTCATCCTTACTACGACACGTAAACCAAATGTGGCAGAAATCATGAAAACGATTAAATCTTTTGAGTTACAGTCACTCTCTGAGGATGATTGTTGGCTACTAATCAAAGAACGTGCATTTGAGGATGGAAAACCAAAATGCAAGTATGGCtcaaacttaattaatattagtaaagAAATAGCTAGAAAATGCAAGGGTGTTCCTTTAGTTGCCATGACACTGGGAAGTCAATTGAGGTCTTGTGATGGCGAAAATGAATGGCGTAGAATAAGAGATAGTGAGTTATGGGAGATATCCGAAAATGAAAAAGATCTCTTGCCTATTCTAAGGTTGAGTTACTATGACCTCCCTTATTATTTGAGAAGATGCTTTGTGTTTTGTGCTATATTTCCCAAGGATACTGTAATAGAAAAGGAGAAATTAATCCAATTGTGGATGGCTCATGGTTTAATTTCTCCAGTTACAAAACAAGAAGTTGAAGATGTTGGGAATAGAATTTGGAAGGAGTTGTGTTGGAGATCCTTTTTTCAAGATGAAAAAGagaacaaaaatatgtttggtattgtttatacaacatgtATGATGCACGATCTTATGCACGATCTTTCGCAATCTGTTATGAAAGATGAATGCTATACAATCGATGCTAAGAGGTCAAGTGATGTTTTAGAACGTGAAGTTCGTCATGTAACAATATTGGTTGATGAGTTAGAACAAACATCTGTTAGTTCTCTTAAGAAAATTGGAGGGTTACAGTCAATAATGTTCGATGGTGAACCAGATTATGATGGAAATGTCACAAAAGAGATTTTGAGTGTTTTGAAGAAATTTCTGCCTTTACGTGTCCTTGAAGTAAGACACCATGTGAAATATCAAGATTTGAGTCATGTGAGACGTCTAAAACATCTTAGATACTTGGACATTTCTCATGGTGAGATAACAACCTTGCCTAATAGTATTTGCGAACTCTTCAACTTACAGACTCTGATACTCAATTATTGTTCAAAGCTTGAAAGTTTGCCTAGAAATATATGGAACCTTATTAGCCTGAGGCATCTTTATTTGaagaattattttgatttaaaatatatgccTAGAGGAATGGGGCAATTGAAACATCTCAAGACGTTAAGCTTGTTAGTGATAGGCAAGAAGGAGAGAGATTGTCAACTAGATGAAATAAGAGAATTGAATATCGGCGGAtcattgaaaattaataatcttggaaGAGTTAGTGATGCATCTATTGCAAGAGGTATAAGTATGGCTAAAAAGTCGTGTATAACTATCTTGGAGTTGAATTGGGGACGTTATACATATGATGATGATGCTAATAGACATGAGAAAATAGGTGAAGCTCTAGAGATTTTAACTGAGAGGCTGAGGATATTGACAATAACTTATTACAAAGGTGTGAATCCCCCTAAATGGGTGGgaaagtcatctccttctattGGTAGTAGCAGCAACAGCAATGATAGTGAAATGATGATAGTACTATTCCCTTTATTAGAGGAACTTACTATTTATATGATGAAGAATTTGAGGGAATTGGTGTCTCCTACTACTATTCCAGCATTTCCTAATCTATGCAAGCTGAAGATATCTTATTGCCCAAAGTTAGGGGCCTTGCCAGTACCGTATCTAAAAGCACTCAAAGATGTAAGTGTTCAAGGTAAATGTTCTGATGAGTTGTTATATAGCATCTCAAATCTTAGTACTCTCACTCATCTCCAACTTTGTTCCATGGAAGAAAGAAGTGTTTTATTTGGAACTGGTTATATGGCATTAATGTTTGATGATGATGGGATACAATTAGGAGGAGGAGTACGCTCAACTTTCCAATCACTTCAATCTTTGATAGTACTATTTCCTTTGTTAGAGGAACTTACTATTAGTTGGATGAAGAATTTGAGGGAATTGGTGTCTCCTACTGCTATTCCTAGTCCCGGAGTATTCCCTAATCTATGCAAGATGAAGATAAAAAATTGCCCAAAGTTAAGGGCCTTGCCACCGCATCTGAAAGCATTCAAAGATGTAAGTGTTGAAGGTGAATGTTCGGATGAATTGTTATATAGCATCTCAAATCTTAGTGCTCTCACTCATCTCGAACTTTGTTCTATGGAAGAAAGAAGTGTTTTATTTGGAGCAGGTTATATGGCATTAAtgtttgatgatgatgagataCCGTCATCATCGTCGTCGTCAAGTAAAATCCTTGgggacaataataataataatggaggAGGAGTACGCTCAACTTTCCAATCTCTTCAATCTCTGTTTATCCAGAAGTGCCTCAATTTAAGGGGTTTGTTTGATGAGGGAATGATAATAAAGATTAGTGGCTGCGAGAAGCAACAAaagcatcatcatcttcaagCTGGACAAACAGAAAGAACAAGAGGTCTCATGAACTCTCTCACGAATTTGTATATTTATGGTAGTCCTGAGTTGATGATATCAGTTGAGGAATTTGGAAACCTCACTTCACTACAGAGTTTGAGGATCAGAGGTTGTCCTAAGTTGGTGTCTTCAGAAGATGTTATTGCACTCCTACGTTCCCTTCGAGCAAGACTTGGTCCTAAGAACTTCTATGTAGATATTGAATTGGAAAAGGAAGAGGGAGAGCATAGCAGATATTGA